The following is a genomic window from Chitinophaga caseinilytica.
TGGACCCCGACAAGCTGATCTACGAAGCAGAAGAAGGCTACAAAGGCGCGCATTTCGACCACTTCTACAACCTGTTCAATGCCATGCGCACCAAAGGTAAAGTGGCGGAAGATGCCATGTTCGGCTTCCGTGCCGCGGCGCCCGCGCTGCTGTGCAACGACAGCTACTTCCAGAACAAGATCATGCATTGGGACCCGAAGGCGCTCAAAGTAGTTAACAAATAAAATCGTACCGGTATGCTGAAGAGAGGGATCGTACCTGTGTTTGCGGTGGCCGCGCTGAGCTTTGCTTCCTGCGGCAGCGGCGCTGCTGAAGGGGAAAAGAAAGAACCGGTAACGGCAGGCAACGAAAATGTGGCCGCGGCTCCCGTTGCGGCGAATGCATTGTCTGACGACGAAAAATCTGCCGGCTGGAAGCTCCTGTTCAACGGTAAGGACCTCGACGGATGGCGCGTTTATAAAGGAAAGGACGGCAAAACGTGGAGCGCCCTCGACGGTACGCTCCATTGTACCGGCAGCACTACCGACAAAAGCGATATGCGCGGAGACCTCATCTCCACCGACCAGTACGAAAATTTCGAGCTGGAGGCAGACTGGAAGCTGGCGCCCCAGGGCAACAGCGGTATCCTCTACCTGGTGACCGAGGAGTTCGACGCACCGTACATGAGCGGCCCGGAATTCCAGATCATCGACGACAACAACTTTCCCGAAAAGCTCGAAGACTGGCAGAAATCCGGCGCCAACTACGCCATGAACCCACCCTCGAAACTGGCGGCAAAGCCCATCGGCGAATGGAACCACACCCGGATCGTAGTGAACAAAGGCCATGTGGAACACTGGCTGAACGGCGAAAAGGTGGTGGATACGCAGATGTGGACGCCGGAATGGGAAAAGGAGAAAGCTACCGGCAAGTGGAAAGACTACAAGGGGTATGGCACTGCGAAAAAGGGCCATATCTGCCTGCAGGACCACGGCAGCGAAATCTGGTTCAGGAACGTGAAGATCAAGCCGCTGTAAGGATGGCTAACGAAATAAAAAAGCCGGTTGTCTG
Proteins encoded in this region:
- a CDS encoding DUF1080 domain-containing protein, which gives rise to MLKRGIVPVFAVAALSFASCGSGAAEGEKKEPVTAGNENVAAAPVAANALSDDEKSAGWKLLFNGKDLDGWRVYKGKDGKTWSALDGTLHCTGSTTDKSDMRGDLISTDQYENFELEADWKLAPQGNSGILYLVTEEFDAPYMSGPEFQIIDDNNFPEKLEDWQKSGANYAMNPPSKLAAKPIGEWNHTRIVVNKGHVEHWLNGEKVVDTQMWTPEWEKEKATGKWKDYKGYGTAKKGHICLQDHGSEIWFRNVKIKPL